The proteins below come from a single Oncorhynchus keta strain PuntledgeMale-10-30-2019 chromosome 1, Oket_V2, whole genome shotgun sequence genomic window:
- the LOC127908658 gene encoding B-cell lymphoma 6 protein homolog isoform X1, with product MQEVSRKAIPELDKMACSCIQFTRHASDVLLNLNRLRSRDILTDVTILVNRQQFRAHKTVLMACSGLFYTIFTDSLKCNLNAISLDPKVDPEGFAILLDFMYTSRLTLKESLIMAIMNTAIYLQMDHVVDTCHRFIKSSDPGQANKLPRDEFLVSPLLLPQGVHAYRPHDVVDNLPGRVGPFRDGRPYGSSMFNGVNSPSNYHLYGQFPVQGFPFPVCKLTDAKNTFADFSKGGIHHKHCSPPDTGSAMRVDYSRAVSGGSASIHHTASYATSREEEMRKESHEGGVSQTGGVGGSRKRGFATAGHKQQIVVLGKEHGPQTTEEDTSQQHYPLGISSAGRKGLMSSPQSPLKSDCQPNSPTESSSSKNAGLSLSQAGRCGALPLQGSQDPKARNWKKYKFIVLNQSATKEENTEPQEVVVPSPQRLGLPPYPQPSDSEHLDTQANANISEHGEELLVPQASRLNSIINSHLKCTSCGAPPPQHSEVCPNTPASCLAEDMMSELHSEYSDSSCENGTFFCKECDSKFADDGALKLHMLQTHSDKPYKCDRCQAVFRYKGNLASHKTVHTGEKPYRCNICGAQFNRPANLKTHTRIHSGEKPYRCETCGARFVQVAHLRAHVLIHTGEKPYPCEICGTRFRHLQTLKSHLRIHTGEKPYHVSRMTPLYIHPM from the exons tggtttGTTCTACACTATATTTACGGACTCCCTGAAGTGTAACCTGAATGCCATCAGTCTGGACCCCAAGGTGGACCCCGAGGGGTTTGCCATCCTCCTGGACTTCATGTACACCTCTAGACTGACGCTGAAGGAGAGTCTGATCATGGCCATCATGAACACAGCCATCTACCTACAGATGGATCACGTTGTGGACACCTGCCACAGATTCATCAAATCCAG cGACCCTGGCCAGGCCAACAAGCTGCCCAGAGATGAGTTCTTGGTCAGCCCCTTGCTTTTACCTCAGGGCGTCCATGCATACCGGCCCCACGATGTGGTCGACAACCTGCCCGGCCGCGTCGGCCCCTTCAGAGACGGGAGGCCCTACGGCTCCAGCATGTTCAACGGGGTCAATTCCCCCAGCAACTACCACCTCTACGGTCAGTTCCCCGTCCAGGGGTTCCCTTTCCCGGTCTGCAAGCTGACAGACGCCAAAAACACATTCGCTGATTTCTCTAAAGGCGGGATCCACCACAAGCACTGTTCCCCCCCGGACACGGGCAGCGCCATGAGGGTTGATTACAGCCGAGCGGTCAGCGGGGGCTCGGCCAGCATCCACCATACAGCCAGCTACGCCACCTccagggaagaggagatgaggaaggagAGCCATGAGGGAGGGGTCAGCCAGACTGGTGGGGTGGGAGGCTCCAGGAAGAGAGGGTTCGCCACGGCGGGCCACAAGCAGCAGATAGTGGTTCTGGGTAAGGAGCACGGTCCTCAGACGACAGAGGAAGACACGAGCCAGCAGCACTACCCTCTGGGGATCTCCTCAGCTGGACGGAAGGGCCTGATGAGCAGTCCTCAGAGCCCGCTGAAATCGGACTGCCAGCCTAATTCCCCCACCGAGTCCAGCAGTAGTAAGAACGcaggtctctccctctcccaggccgGCCGGTGTGGTGCCCTGCCCCTACAGGGCAGCCAGGATCCCAAGGCACGCAACTGGAAGAAATACAAGTTCATAGTTCTGAACCAGAGCGCCACCAAGGAGGAGAATACTGAGCCGCAGGAGGTGGTGGTCCCCTCCCCCCAGCGCCTGGGTCTGCCCCCCTACCCCCAGCCCTCTGACTCAGAGCACCTGGACACGCAGGCCAACGCCAACATCAGCGAGCACGGAGAGGAGCTGCTTGTTCCACAGGCCTCCAGACTCAACAGCATCATCAACAG cCACTTAAAGTGCACCTCCTGTGGTGCCCCGCCCCCGCAGCACTCTGAAGTGTGTCCCAACACCCCGGCTTCCTGTTTAGCGGAGGACATGATGTCAGAGTTACACTCTGAGTACTCAGACTCCAGCTGTG AAAATGGTACGTTCTTTTGTAAGGAATGCGACTCCAAGTTTGCTGACGACGGAGCCCTGAAACTCCACATGCTGCAGACCCACAGTGATAAGCCATACAAGTGCGACCGCTGTCAAGCTGTTTTCCGCTACAAAGGAAACCTCGCCAGCCACAAGACAGTCCACACTG gagAGAAGCCGTATCGCTGCAACATCTGTGGTGCTCAGTTCAACAGACCAGCTAACCTCAAGACCCACACTCGTATCCACTCAGGAGAAAAGCCATACAGATGTGAGACATGTGGAGCTCGATTCGTGCAG GTTGCCCATCTCCGTGCCCATGTGCTGATCCACACCGGGGAGAAGCCATACCCGTGTGAGATCTGTGGAACGCGCTTCCGTCACCTGCAGACGCTGAAGAGTCACCTGcgcatacacacaggagaaaagccctATCATGTAAGTAGAATGACACCATTATATATACACCCTATGTAA
- the LOC127908658 gene encoding B-cell lymphoma 6 protein-like isoform X2, which yields MACSGLFYTIFTDSLKCNLNAISLDPKVDPEGFAILLDFMYTSRLTLKESLIMAIMNTAIYLQMDHVVDTCHRFIKSSDPGQANKLPRDEFLVSPLLLPQGVHAYRPHDVVDNLPGRVGPFRDGRPYGSSMFNGVNSPSNYHLYGQFPVQGFPFPVCKLTDAKNTFADFSKGGIHHKHCSPPDTGSAMRVDYSRAVSGGSASIHHTASYATSREEEMRKESHEGGVSQTGGVGGSRKRGFATAGHKQQIVVLGKEHGPQTTEEDTSQQHYPLGISSAGRKGLMSSPQSPLKSDCQPNSPTESSSSKNAGLSLSQAGRCGALPLQGSQDPKARNWKKYKFIVLNQSATKEENTEPQEVVVPSPQRLGLPPYPQPSDSEHLDTQANANISEHGEELLVPQASRLNSIINSHLKCTSCGAPPPQHSEVCPNTPASCLAEDMMSELHSEYSDSSCENGTFFCKECDSKFADDGALKLHMLQTHSDKPYKCDRCQAVFRYKGNLASHKTVHTGEKPYRCNICGAQFNRPANLKTHTRIHSGEKPYRCETCGARFVQVAHLRAHVLIHTGEKPYPCEICGTRFRHLQTLKSHLRIHTGEKPYHVSRMTPLYIHPM from the exons tggtttGTTCTACACTATATTTACGGACTCCCTGAAGTGTAACCTGAATGCCATCAGTCTGGACCCCAAGGTGGACCCCGAGGGGTTTGCCATCCTCCTGGACTTCATGTACACCTCTAGACTGACGCTGAAGGAGAGTCTGATCATGGCCATCATGAACACAGCCATCTACCTACAGATGGATCACGTTGTGGACACCTGCCACAGATTCATCAAATCCAG cGACCCTGGCCAGGCCAACAAGCTGCCCAGAGATGAGTTCTTGGTCAGCCCCTTGCTTTTACCTCAGGGCGTCCATGCATACCGGCCCCACGATGTGGTCGACAACCTGCCCGGCCGCGTCGGCCCCTTCAGAGACGGGAGGCCCTACGGCTCCAGCATGTTCAACGGGGTCAATTCCCCCAGCAACTACCACCTCTACGGTCAGTTCCCCGTCCAGGGGTTCCCTTTCCCGGTCTGCAAGCTGACAGACGCCAAAAACACATTCGCTGATTTCTCTAAAGGCGGGATCCACCACAAGCACTGTTCCCCCCCGGACACGGGCAGCGCCATGAGGGTTGATTACAGCCGAGCGGTCAGCGGGGGCTCGGCCAGCATCCACCATACAGCCAGCTACGCCACCTccagggaagaggagatgaggaaggagAGCCATGAGGGAGGGGTCAGCCAGACTGGTGGGGTGGGAGGCTCCAGGAAGAGAGGGTTCGCCACGGCGGGCCACAAGCAGCAGATAGTGGTTCTGGGTAAGGAGCACGGTCCTCAGACGACAGAGGAAGACACGAGCCAGCAGCACTACCCTCTGGGGATCTCCTCAGCTGGACGGAAGGGCCTGATGAGCAGTCCTCAGAGCCCGCTGAAATCGGACTGCCAGCCTAATTCCCCCACCGAGTCCAGCAGTAGTAAGAACGcaggtctctccctctcccaggccgGCCGGTGTGGTGCCCTGCCCCTACAGGGCAGCCAGGATCCCAAGGCACGCAACTGGAAGAAATACAAGTTCATAGTTCTGAACCAGAGCGCCACCAAGGAGGAGAATACTGAGCCGCAGGAGGTGGTGGTCCCCTCCCCCCAGCGCCTGGGTCTGCCCCCCTACCCCCAGCCCTCTGACTCAGAGCACCTGGACACGCAGGCCAACGCCAACATCAGCGAGCACGGAGAGGAGCTGCTTGTTCCACAGGCCTCCAGACTCAACAGCATCATCAACAG cCACTTAAAGTGCACCTCCTGTGGTGCCCCGCCCCCGCAGCACTCTGAAGTGTGTCCCAACACCCCGGCTTCCTGTTTAGCGGAGGACATGATGTCAGAGTTACACTCTGAGTACTCAGACTCCAGCTGTG AAAATGGTACGTTCTTTTGTAAGGAATGCGACTCCAAGTTTGCTGACGACGGAGCCCTGAAACTCCACATGCTGCAGACCCACAGTGATAAGCCATACAAGTGCGACCGCTGTCAAGCTGTTTTCCGCTACAAAGGAAACCTCGCCAGCCACAAGACAGTCCACACTG gagAGAAGCCGTATCGCTGCAACATCTGTGGTGCTCAGTTCAACAGACCAGCTAACCTCAAGACCCACACTCGTATCCACTCAGGAGAAAAGCCATACAGATGTGAGACATGTGGAGCTCGATTCGTGCAG GTTGCCCATCTCCGTGCCCATGTGCTGATCCACACCGGGGAGAAGCCATACCCGTGTGAGATCTGTGGAACGCGCTTCCGTCACCTGCAGACGCTGAAGAGTCACCTGcgcatacacacaggagaaaagccctATCATGTAAGTAGAATGACACCATTATATATACACCCTATGTAA